Genomic window (Primulina eburnea isolate SZY01 chromosome 8, ASM2296580v1, whole genome shotgun sequence):
TTATCATCCACCATATGCTTCAGCCGCTGGTAATATGTTGGCCCCAGAAATATCAAAGATGATAGTTGACGCCCTGTGTGCCCGTTGTACATTCTTTCAAAGCCGCTCATTTGATAACCACATTTGTGAAGAGCTTTGCTAATGTTATCAACCTGAGGAAAATGGATCAtcgtaaaaaattaaaaaaatctgAACCAAGTCTTGGAAACTGGGAGTACGTATACTATCACTCACGGTAACATCCGTAAAAGGAGTAGCGTCTCCTTCCTTTCCCATCTGAGCAGCCACCTTCCCCATAACACACTCAATAAGCTGACCAATTGTCATGCGTGAAGGAATGGCATGAGGGTTTACTATTATATCAGGAGTAATGCCTTCGATTGTCCATGGCATGTCTTCCTGTGAGTAAGTCATTCCAATTGTTCCCTTCTGTGCGTGTCTGCTACTAAATTTGTCTCCAATTTGAGGTATCCTGACAGATCGCATTCGGACTTTGACAAACCTCAATCCGTCAGCATTTGTGGTTAGCAGAACCTAATATAATGAAGAAAGATCGAACAACAGAAATGTAATGATCAAATGTTATTCTAGGAGAACACATTAACCAAAACAAAACATAGAGTTGCGAATagaaattgaaaattttgaacctGATCCACAATTCCACTTTCACTATGGCGTAAAGAACAACTACGATCCTGGCGGGTGTATTTTGAAGATGGTCCTTGAGCTTCATCTTGCGAAAATGGTATTGTCTTTCCAATAATGACATCATCACCAGACACTCGCGATCCCTGATGGCAAGCATAAATTGAATGGTGTATTCTCCAGAAAATGAGAACTAAAGGGAAGAAATATATACTGACCGGAGGCGCAAAACCATCAGAATCTAATTTATCATAAGATCCATGACGCATTCCCTGCAAACATCACTGCAACTTTTGGTTTTCTCGGAAGGTGGACAATGctagaaaatattaaaacaagttgaaaaaaaattactaaCCGTGGTATTGTCGCTACTAGGACACCCAAAGTCCTCTTTCACTAATGTCCCCATCTTTTTCTCCTCGTCCCTATGCCAAAACAAAAGAATGGAAATGAAGTTTGAAAGAAGAAAGGGTGTATCTTGATATCATCAAGGACTCGCTGTGAGGAGATCTTACCGATATGAACGGAAGAACAAAGACCGAAAAAATCCTCGATCAATCGATGATTGGTTCATGATGATCGAGTCTTCTTGGTTGTATCCGGTGTAACAGGCAATAGCAACAACAGCATTCTTGTGTGAAGGTAAGAGAAAATTAAGTTgttttattatcaaaatataaAACCTGGTTGAAATTTGATTGGACTATGTCTTACAATGCCTGCTGGAAGCTGCCTAAAATGCAAATGCTCCATTGCACGAGTAGTGACCAGAGGCTTCTGAGGATAGTAAAGTACATAGGCTAGTGTATCCTGTTTGAATCAAATAAAGAAAAGCAAAACGGAGGTGTCAAGTGAACGGGAAAGGAAACATGATCTGAAATGCTCCGTTGAGTGGATAAATAAGTATTAATTGTTCACCATTCGAAGTTGGTAGTTGGTCACATATATTCCCATTGCTTGCTTTCCCATTGCCGATTGGTAAGTGTTACGAGGGGACTGCACCACATCATTAAGAAGAAACCCTACTCATATAATTCATGTTAAGAAAAATATGGACAGAGTTAAGAAAATGGACCTGGTTGTGATCAGGAAATGGTATGATTGATGCACAAACACCCAGTAACAATGACGGATGGATTTCACAGTGAGTGTATGTTTCGGAGTAAGCATCACTTGGATTACGTTTGGCATTTAGAAGATCCTAATAAAATCAGAAATTGGAAATAGAGTAAAAAGTGAATTTGTGAAACTTTGAGCAGGTAATGGAGGAAGTTTCCCCCGTAACTGAAATAAAGAAAGCTGGTGAAGCATTCAGAAGTGCAACTTTTATGCTCCTCCTCTTTCTTTGGTTTTTGTAACTTGTTTGAGATTATGACCTCTCAAGTCAAAGTCCTAGTTCTCTTGATCTCAACATTGTTTCCTTGTGATATCTTTGATAAGgctgatatttttgaaaaccgtAAAACAAAATGAAGTGAGATAGAAGAAAACAGAAGTACACGTGTTACTGACATTCATTGTCATTGATATCATTGTCGTCTCCTCTTCTTCGGTGTCAATATATTCAATAAATCCTTTCCTGATAAGGTCGTGCCAGCCATATTCTTCATGGGATTCCTGAGAGAGAACCTACACCACTAATCACAGGAAAAATATGTAACCGATAATTGAGAGCCATTTATGGTAATCATACCCTTTGCTGCAAGGCAAGAATATCTTTCTTCTTTATAAGCAACCTTTGTTTTTCAACAATGAATAACGGCCGACTGCAACGACCATAGTCTGTATACAATCGAAGTTCTTTAAGATGTATGTCACGAATAATTCCAACTTCTGTATTGACATCCACCTACAATAAATTTAATCCACTCAAACTttcaagttttaaaataaaagatataAAGAATTCAAGTAATTGGATGTTTTACTTGTCTCCTTAGCTGTTTGAGAGTCTTGACCAACAGCTCTGGGTGACGGTGAATGCCAATCCAGTTGCCATtaacaaatattttggtagattGAGGAATCACCGCTGGTGATATTTCCTATTCACAGGTAAGAATAACAAGATTAGTTGTGTATGAATTGTATTATCAGCACAAAAAATATCTCAGGAAATGTCTGAACCTCAAAATTCTCTGTACTCCACTCGTCCAAAAACTCTAGAATGGGGTTCGCTGCTGATCCCACTGTTATGTACACCATAAGTGCAAGGTTCTTTACTAGTCCACATGCCTGAAATTGAACCAGTGTAAACTGCCAAAACATAATAACACATATTCGTCCATGGGTTCATAATATTACCTGTCCTTCAGGTGTTTCGGCAGGGCACATCATGCCCCAATGGGAATTGTGCAGTTGTCTCGGTTTAGCCAATTTACCTAGTTCAAAAGTTTCAgaataagaaaatgtcaaaaactaGGGAACGAAGAAGAAATCAAAATGATCAGAGAAGTCAAAAGCCTCACCCTCTCTGCCGATAGGTGAGTTTAATCTCCTCAGATGGGAAAGCGTTGAGGCATAAGTCAAACGATTAAGAACCTGGTTCAATAAATGCATATGAACAAAAATACAAAGGCAATACTGAGAAATATTTTCTCAATGAACAGAATAAATGACCTGAGAAACTCCTGCTCTGGTTCCGGCTGCATTTGCTTGTCCCCAGTTCCCGGTAGCAAGAGAATACTTGAGCCCACTTGTAATTGTTTTTGCTTTAATTGCTAACTGTAAATTTACATCCTTTCCATTGTCGACACACTGGTTCATtcacagaagttgtcaatattaAGTCGGAGGAGCATTATGTATAAGAAATACAATCAGTTGTCCTAAGATGCCTTTAAAAATAAAGAGACCTTTTGAACATGAGATCTCACATCCCTGATTAATTTTCTGAATAACTGCACCAACATCAATGAATTACCACATGAATTTCATCAAAATTATCCAAAGAATATCCGAACATTAAAATTGCAGACCGTCCTAAATAAACCGCCAAGTAAAGGACCGGCAAGGTCCAGTCTCTTGTTCGCGTAGTGATCGCGGTCATCTTCTGGCCTTCTTCCGAGGACACAAAGTAAGAGTCTGTGGATTATATAACTGGAAAAGCCAAACCTATCACTTTTGGACTTTTAGCAGTGGAAATCCAGTTGAACAACCTTATGTGTCGAAACTAACCCAAAATAATAAGCTTTCTTTGTTTCACAATACTCCTCAGTACCAACATGTGGAAGCATTTCTCTTTGGAGGATTTCTTTGGCATACCTGTCCAAGATAAGAGTGTTATTAAGCATCGGGATATAACAGTATTGCACAGTATTGTTTTATGCATTAATTAAGTTTGATCACTTGATGCATACTTGATTCTTTTATCTCTCGTAACACCAGTAGTAGATCCTCTCTTGCCAATGTAGTCAAGCGCAACCTAGCAAAAATACGTTTCAATAGTTCAGCAGCTGCTTATGGTTCTATGTATAAATAAGAATTTCAGTAAACACCTGTTGATTTTGGATCACAAATGCCTCTTCCAAGGAAGGCCTAAGCAATTCCATCATTTGAACATCGTTAAAATCATAGCAAATATGTTCTAAAATATCTTTGTCCGCGACAAAGCCTAATGCACGGAAAACAATTATTATAGGAATTTCAGTCCTAATGTATGGGAGTGTAGCGCGAATATACTGCGCCGAGGATCCCTGAATCACAAATACGTAAGATCACGTTCAAATTTAAGTCCATGAAGCACAGTAAATCTATTATTCATATGATGAGGAATTTTGATTACCCCTTTAGCACCGGATCTAGACAGCATCCTAACAAACATACTGCTGGGTGCCTTGCTTTGAGACTCAACTACAGATCTAACTTCAGCTACGTACGAATACTTGTTAGGCTGCCGTTTCTTGAACACATAAACATGATTGCTGCTCATCTTTTCCTGAGCAATGAGGACTTTCTCGCTGCCATTTATTATGAAATATCCACCTTGATCATAAGGGCACTCCCCCAACTCTGTTAAGTCTTTCTCAGATAGATGATACAAACTACAATAGCTCGAACGAAGCATTATTGGAACCTAAAGACACGGTAACATATAAGAGAAATGCTCGAATCACAGATCTATGATAAGGATCAAATGGATTAAGACTCGACAACATAAGTACCTTTCCAATGAAAACTTTGGTGAATTCTTGAGTTTCTGCCACTTCTTCGCAGTCATACCCCCTTTTTATGACTCTCTTGGTGACATCCACGTACAATGGCGAAGAGTAACTCAAGTTTCTTAATCTTGCAGCTTTTGGATACAATGTGTTAGTCTCCCCATCAGACTCAGTCATCATAGGTTTACTCAGGTAAATCTGGCCAAAGTTAATCCTGTAGATTGTCTGAATAGCAGTttaaaataagttcatttaaaaaaaattagccaAACACTATGAGCCCCAATTTTGCCAGTTTTCATCTACCCTATAGTTCTTTCCGTGCATCACATGTTTTTGTTATTCAATTTAGGACGAACAAAGAAATCTGAACATTTTTTCAAAGAATAAATGCATGCATGCCCCGAAAGGCCACTGATGTGTAATAATTGTTTTCCTTCTTTGAATCTTTTTTCTGCCCGAAAGATCCACTgaaatgattttaaaaaattactgATTTGGGGTGACCATAGAAGAAAGCCGATTAATGTTGACCAAATCTTTTACACAACCACTTAGAATCAAGTCAAATTGCTTAGAATAAGTTCCTTTGTTCTAATTCCAAAACTTTAATTCGTTAATCTTTAAGTTTCtttataaaataattcaaaaaaattcaaaataaatttgaGTTTCCTAATTCGCGAGTGATCAAAATAAATTTGAGTTTCAAAATGTTAAGAAAAGGCAACCAACCTCGACAAAATCTGAGCTTCGACCCGGGTAATGCTGAGCCTCGGGTCGGATCTCAATGTTGGCGGACTCATCCACGATTTCCTGCATGGTATTCTGTATGAACTCGTTGAACGAATCCAACTGCTGCCTAACCAACCCCTTCTCCTCGAAAAACGCACTGATCACAGCCCATGCATCCTCCAGCGAAATCTCTTGAGATGCATCGTCCTCCTCGTAATTGAGTTCTATTTCACCGCTATGCTCCCGATTCCCGTGCTCAAATCCCCCGCCGCCATACATTTCAAACAGCAGGAAAACGAATCAATCAGAAAAGCTTTTGTTACTCCTTTCTTACGATTTCTCTCTCTCCACCCCGTTTCTGCTCTGCTTTTCCAGTTTCCTCGTTGCATTAAATGAAAATTGTGGGTTTCCAACCGATTTTCGCTTGACATTTGGATTTAGTGAATTCCAAATCTGAACCAACTCATACGGAATTCCCGGGAATCTGGTGTAAATTTATAAAGCCCTAGAATCAATGGGTTGGGTTACGTCTGATCATGAGCCAGCATACGTAGTAGCGATAGCAGGTGCATGCAAAGGAAACAGCCAACAACCGAAAGCATGCATACGAGCGCCAGTGTGTGAGCTTTTTCGTTCTCATTAaatttcatttataaaaatgaaaaattactCCACAAAATTAATAAATGGAAATTTCTATGAATACCCAAAATTTAGTGGACCTAGGCTTTAtagaaaaaatttcaaattaaaattAGAATGAGTCtcgtgtgagaccgtctcacggatcataatctctGAGACGTgccaaccctaccgatattcacaataaaaagtaatactcttagcataaaaagtaatactttttcatggatgaacaaaataaaagatccgtctcacaaatagggcccgtgagaccatctcacacaagtttttgccattaaattaaataatcggGTCATTTGCATGGTATGTATTTGACACACATCTCTTTATCAAGCGTAAAAATTATAACATGCACGAGAAGTAAacgtaaaaatataaaatgtaggAAAGATGAATGTAAATTACGTAACCTATAAATAATTTATAGAAtaaaactttttaaaattaattaaatacttttTTTGATTATCTTAcgaaaagaaaatatataattgaTGATCATAAAAATTACTTTATAATAATAGATATTGTAGTTTAACATCATTTTTTGTCAATATTGAATCTGATCATTAGCAAGAATATACCAAGTGTATGTCTAAGTTCCAAAATTTGATTTACCAAGTGCTTGAACGTAACTAATACAAGAAAACTTTGCTTATACTACAGTAGGAGTGTTCAAATTTCgggtaaacaaaaaaaaaatcgacaCAACCAAAATTTGGTTATTCGGCCGGTTTTGGTTttgattttgaatttgaatttataatacCTCACACTTACTTCTTTAACAAGTTGATTGAATCAGAACCTTTTTAAATGGGAGATCAATACCCTTTTTAGGGGGAAAGAGAAGTAGAAATCAGTAGCTTTTATTATAAATGACATTCAATTTAAGCCTGAATAAATAACaagaaataatatatacatatatcctGCCATTATCACGTTTTTATATGAAATTCCCTACTTAACAATTTGAACTGTGATACAGATTAATCGAATAAAATTGTCAAGGAATGaatacattaattttttttggacTATGATGAGTtatcaaataaattaattcaaatctaaAATCTGCTTAACATTATATCTGCATATTTTGACTCGAATTTGGttcgataatttcaaatcaaattgaaatgataaaataaaaaaatttcgttTACAGAAATGAAAAAACgatgtttatgtttattttagGTAATATATAGAAATGATGACTAAATGAGGACCAAGTGTTTATGCGTCTATGGTTTGTACATGTTTGTATTTGATTCGCTTTTTCTCCTGATTTTCCTTTTTCATTAgatgatttattttatataagcGATGTATATTACATGATTAGGTTCATTAAGAGTTGTATTGCTTGCGAGTTGTAATGTTTCCCCTAATCGTGGAATTCGGGAATTGTTCCTATCAGTCTTTTTTTCAGAGAACTAGACGAGCAATTGCTTTTGGGGGGTATTTTATTGTTAAGATTGAGACTTGAACATAACTCAATTCCAAAACTAACTCTAGAGGAGAGGATTATTCAAGTCATATATGCAACTTTCAGAGTtttatctaaccgatgtggAACAACTAACACTTACTCACTGTGTCATGAGATGTTagatgagaattggggtaggttCGATGCTACATGTGGGAGCAGTGGTTTAGATGGACAAAATTTACACACATacgtgatttaaaaaaaaattagtgaatctcatgtatgtgtggctAAATTTGAGCCCTTAATTCTATCATGGGGGTAATGACCCTATATGTAAGATGAAATCAACCGAGAATTGGAGGCTTATCAATAAGATATGAAACATGAACTAAAGATTTCTCATCAATGAAATAATTAAGATTGGAGCTCATCAACGAGATAAGTTCTTAGGTGTACTTTTATATATTTCCGCTTGAGTTCCATTTTGTTTACCTGCTCGATAAATTAACTATCTTGGGCTCCattaaattcaatttaaggttatgataatttaatttgaatatGAGATCTAACAAGTAACTTAGTCGGATTTGAgatacttttgtctcacatctttaaaaaaaattaaagatttaaatgagtttataatgagcttacaatggacttctatagcaacttaattggttaatcattttcgtaaagcaatGACGAATacaaagtagttgctatagaggCTCATTGTGAAGTCACGCAGCCGCGGGCTCAAGCCCGGGCTCGTGACGTGACataatggtatcagagccggtcaccggggtgg
Coding sequences:
- the LOC140838597 gene encoding DNA-directed RNA polymerase II subunit RPB2-like produces the protein MYGGGGFEHGNREHSGEIELNYEEDDASQEISLEDAWAVISAFFEEKGLVRQQLDSFNEFIQNTMQEIVDESANIEIRPEAQHYPGRSSDFVETIYRINFGQIYLSKPMMTESDGETNTLYPKAARLRNLSYSSPLYVDVTKRVIKRGYDCEEVAETQEFTKVFIGKVPIMLRSSYCSLYHLSEKDLTELGECPYDQGGYFIINGSEKVLIAQEKMSSNHVYVFKKRQPNKYSYVAEVRSVVESQSKAPSSMFVRMLSRSGAKGGSSAQYIRATLPYIRTEIPIIIVFRALGFVADKDILEHICYDFNDVQMMELLRPSLEEAFVIQNQQVALDYIGKRGSTTGVTRDKRIKYAKEILQREMLPHVGTEEYCETKKAYYFGYIIHRLLLCVLGRRPEDDRDHYANKRLDLAGPLLGGLFRTLFRKLIRDVRSHVQKCVDNGKDVNLQLAIKAKTITSGLKYSLATGNWGQANAAGTRAGVSQVLNRLTYASTLSHLRRLNSPIGREGKLAKPRQLHNSHWGMMCPAETPEGQACGLVKNLALMVYITVGSAANPILEFLDEWSTENFEEISPAVIPQSTKIFVNGNWIGIHRHPELLVKTLKQLRRQVDVNTEVGIIRDIHLKELRLYTDYGRCSRPLFIVEKQRLLIKKKDILALQQRESHEEYGWHDLIRKGFIEYIDTEEEETTMISMTMNDLLNAKRNPSDAYSETYTHCEIHPSLLLGVCASIIPFPDHNQSPRNTYQSAMGKQAMGIYVTNYQLRMDTLAYVLYYPQKPLVTTRAMEHLHFRQLPAGINAVVAIACYTGYNQEDSIIMNQSSIDRGFFRSLFFRSYRDEEKKMGTLVKEDFGCPSSDNTTGMRHGSYDKLDSDGFAPPGSRVSGDDVIIGKTIPFSQDEAQGPSSKYTRQDRSCSLRHSESGIVDQVLLTTNADGLRFVKVRMRSVRIPQIGDKFSSRHAQKGTIGMTYSQEDMPWTIEGITPDIIVNPHAIPSRMTIGQLIECVMGKVAAQMGKEGDATPFTDVTVDNISKALHKCGYQMSGFERMYNGHTGRQLSSLIFLGPTYYQRLKHMVDDKIHSRGRGPMQILTRQPAEGRSRDGGLRFGEMERDCMIAHGAAHFLKERLFDQSDAYRVHVCERCGLIAVSNLKKLSFECRSCKNKTDIVQVYIPYACKLLIQELMAMTISPRLLTKDLESIKKHKKKGG